In one Neobacillus sp. CF12 genomic region, the following are encoded:
- a CDS encoding Crp/Fnr family transcriptional regulator — translation MLTKIKPTHSIEIKELLRFADRKIRSERGAYLFQEGMLAEELYIIISGKVQISKITSDGRELSLRICGENDICGELTLFTDNPRYLLSARVLEEGEIVAIKKDVIESEIFQNSKLAYEFMKWMSDHFRKTQTKFRDLVLNGKRGALFSTLIRMSNSYGIHKENEILIDLPLTNQELANFCGTSRESTNRILSELKKDKKISIKKGKISILDLQYLKDEIGCENCPAVYCSIE, via the coding sequence ATGTTGACTAAGATTAAACCAACTCATTCAATAGAAATTAAAGAATTACTTAGATTTGCTGATAGGAAAATTAGAAGTGAAAGAGGAGCGTATTTATTTCAGGAAGGTATGCTTGCAGAAGAACTTTATATCATTATCTCTGGTAAAGTTCAAATTAGTAAAATTACTTCAGATGGACGTGAACTTTCGTTAAGAATCTGTGGAGAAAATGATATTTGTGGAGAATTAACGCTTTTCACAGACAATCCTAGGTATTTATTAAGTGCTAGAGTTTTGGAGGAAGGTGAAATAGTCGCAATTAAAAAAGATGTAATCGAAAGTGAAATATTCCAAAATAGTAAACTTGCCTACGAGTTTATGAAATGGATGAGTGACCATTTTCGTAAAACTCAGACAAAATTTCGTGATCTTGTCTTAAATGGAAAACGAGGAGCGCTATTTTCAACGTTAATTCGGATGTCTAATAGCTATGGTATTCATAAAGAAAATGAAATATTAATTGATTTACCATTAACCAACCAGGAACTTGCAAACTTTTGTGGAACTTCAAGAGAGAGTACAAACCGGATTTTAAGTGAATTAAAAAAGGATAAAAAAATTAGTATTAAAAAAGGAAAAATCTCTATTTTAGATCTTCAATATTTAAAAGATGAAATCGGCTGTGAAAATTGCCCTGCTGTCTATTGCAGCATTGAATAA
- the moaA gene encoding GTP 3',8-cyclase MoaA: MEKTIIKDKLDRPLRDLRISVIDRCNFRCQYCMPADQFGDDFEFLPKSALLTYEEIERVAKAFISVGVEKIRLTGGEPLLRKDLPILVEKLSKIEGLQDIALTTNGVLLPKLADKLKKAGLKRVNISLDTLNDELFGEINGRGVGTQPVIDGIEAAKKAGLKIKINMVVKKGLNDSEIIPMADFCLKNGLELRFIEYMDVGASNGWKMDDVITKKQIYEILKEHYQFESLDPAYFGEVAKLYNYQNTNVNVGFISSVSESFCSSCTRSRLSANGQIFTCLFNGNGHDIRNFMRNGATDEELRNRITAIWNGRNDRYSDERTEETAKNRKKIEMSYIGG; the protein is encoded by the coding sequence ATGGAAAAGACCATTATTAAAGATAAATTAGATCGACCATTACGTGATTTAAGAATCTCAGTAATCGACCGTTGTAATTTCCGCTGCCAATATTGCATGCCTGCTGACCAATTTGGAGATGATTTTGAGTTTCTTCCTAAAAGTGCGTTGCTGACTTATGAGGAAATCGAGCGTGTGGCAAAAGCTTTTATTAGTGTAGGAGTGGAAAAAATCCGTTTAACAGGCGGTGAGCCACTACTTCGTAAAGATCTTCCGATTTTGGTAGAAAAGCTTTCAAAGATTGAGGGTTTACAAGACATCGCCCTAACAACAAATGGGGTTCTTCTTCCTAAACTTGCTGATAAATTAAAAAAAGCTGGACTAAAGAGAGTCAATATTAGTCTCGATACCTTAAATGATGAGTTGTTTGGTGAAATTAACGGACGTGGTGTTGGCACCCAGCCTGTTATAGATGGTATTGAAGCAGCTAAGAAGGCTGGTCTAAAGATAAAAATCAATATGGTCGTTAAAAAAGGTCTCAATGATTCAGAAATCATACCTATGGCAGACTTTTGTTTGAAGAATGGTTTAGAACTCCGCTTCATTGAGTACATGGATGTTGGTGCATCTAATGGTTGGAAAATGGATGATGTAATCACCAAAAAGCAAATTTATGAAATATTAAAAGAGCACTACCAATTTGAGTCTCTCGACCCAGCCTATTTTGGCGAAGTTGCAAAATTATATAATTATCAAAACACTAATGTGAATGTTGGCTTTATCTCTTCTGTCTCAGAGTCATTCTGCAGCAGCTGTACCCGCTCGCGTCTTTCAGCAAATGGACAAATTTTTACTTGTTTATTTAACGGGAATGGCCATGATATAAGAAACTTTATGAGAAACGGTGCAACAGATGAAGAACTGCGAAACCGAATTACTGCTATTTGGAACGGCCGGAATGATCGCTATTCAGATGAAAGAACGGAAGAGACAGCGAAAAACCGCAAGAAAATTGAAATGTCCTATATAGGCGGTTAA
- the ric gene encoding iron-sulfur cluster repair di-iron protein gives MTFPFTTNTLVKDIVNELPKTSDIFKKFRIDFCCGGNIPLSQAIAENGLNEEDLMNELKAVYEKYSSTETDLDVWTKSDSTTIIDHVINHYHRTSEEELALLSPYVTKVSRVHGDSHPELLKVYELFYEFKKELTEHMAKEEAVVFPLIKQLANGTVENREEAINLIVELEKEHDHAGELLRQIRAITSDYALPADACGTYTLVYKRLEELEGLTFMHVHLENNILFPRYF, from the coding sequence ATTACTTTCCCTTTCACTACAAATACATTGGTAAAAGATATTGTAAATGAACTGCCAAAAACAAGCGATATCTTTAAGAAATTTAGAATTGACTTCTGCTGTGGAGGCAATATTCCATTATCACAGGCAATTGCAGAAAATGGATTAAATGAAGAGGATTTGATGAATGAATTAAAAGCAGTATATGAAAAGTATAGTTCTACTGAAACTGACTTAGACGTTTGGACTAAATCCGATTCCACAACCATTATTGATCATGTTATCAACCATTATCACCGTACATCCGAGGAAGAATTAGCACTGCTAAGCCCTTATGTTACCAAGGTTTCTCGTGTTCATGGCGACAGCCATCCAGAGCTTTTAAAGGTTTATGAACTTTTTTATGAATTCAAAAAGGAATTAACTGAACATATGGCTAAAGAAGAAGCGGTTGTCTTTCCATTAATCAAACAACTTGCCAATGGTACGGTAGAAAATCGTGAAGAAGCTATTAACCTGATCGTTGAACTTGAGAAAGAACATGATCATGCAGGAGAATTACTAAGACAGATTCGTGCCATTACATCTGACTATGCGCTTCCAGCTGACGCTTGCGGAACGTACACATTGGTATACAAGCGACTAGAAGAACTAGAAGGACTAACATTTATGCATGTGCATTTAGAAAATAATATCTTGTTCCCTAGATATTTCTAA